The Xiphophorus couchianus chromosome 5, X_couchianus-1.0, whole genome shotgun sequence genome includes a region encoding these proteins:
- the gdf6a gene encoding growth/differentiation factor 6-A yields MDASRFAAVHLGLLLVLFGNVPCFQSAAIISPSAPRRHREARTSHPHGQRSPRLFRDVVASSHPAAGRHKDGEVPKDAVVPHEYMLSIYRTYSAAEKLGLNASFFRSSKSANTITSFVDKGTDNLLHSPLRRQKYLFDVSTLSEKEELVGAELRIFRKALGAPQAAGPFHLQLYPCRSDKPLDSRSLDAADSAETGGWEVLDVWDAFQTQRQHRSQLCFQLRAARGRSDDEVDLRRLGLDRSGRGQQEKAILVAYTRSRKRENLFNEMKEKIKSRRSAEEKPARAEGPGQGPPRRRRRTAPNNRHGKRHGKKSKYRCSKKALHVNFKELGWDDWIIAPLGYEAYHCEGVCDFPLRSHLEPTNHAIIQTLMNSMDPNSTPPSCCVPTKLSPISILFTDSGNNVVYKQYEEMVVEQCGCR; encoded by the exons ATGGACGCATCTCGGTTCGCTGCGGTACATCTGGGCCTGCTCCTCGTTCTGTTTGGGAATGTACCGTGTTTCCAGTCTGCTGCTATCATTTCCCCCTCTGCGCCGAGGAGGCACAGGGAAGCCAGGACCTCTCATCCGCACGGACAAAGGTCACCCAGGCTCTTCAGAGACGTCGTCGCCTCCTCGCACCCGGCGGCGGGACGCCACAAAGACGGAGAGGTCCCAAAGGACGCCGTGGTCCCGCACGAGTACATGCTCTCCATATACAGGACGTATTCGGCGGCGGAGAAACTCGGACTAAACGCGAGCTTCTTCCGCTCCTCAAAGTCTGCCAACACCATCACGAGTTTTGTGGACAAAGGAACAG ACAATCTTTTGCACTCTCCTCTGAGAAGACAGAAGTATCTGTTTGATGTCTCAACCCTGTCCGAGAAAGAGGAGCTGGTCGGAGCCGAATTAAGGATATTTAGAAAAGCTTTGGGGGCCCCTCAGGCGGCGGGGCCCTTCCACCTGCAGCTCTACCCGTGCCGCTCCGACAAGCCGCTGGACTCCAGGTCTCTGGACGCCGCGGACTCCGCCGAGACCGGCGGCTGGGAGGTTCTGGACGTGTGGGACGCGTTCCAGACGCAGCGCCAGCACAGGAGCCAGCTCTGCTTCCAGCTCCGGGCCGCGCGCGGCAGGTCCGACGATGAGGTGGACCTGAGGCGGCTGGGCCTGGACAGGAGCGGCCGCGGGCAGCAGGAGAAGGCCATCCTGGTGGCCTACACCCGCTCCAGGAAGAGGGAGAACCTGTTCAACGAGATGAAGGAGAAGATCAAGTCGCGGCGGTCGGCCGAGGAGAAGCCGGCGAGGGCCGAGGGGCCGGGCCAGGGCCCCCCGCGGCGGCGCCGGAGGACGGCGCCGAACAACCGGCACGGGAAGCGGCACGGGAAGAAGTCCAAGTACAGGTGCAGCAAGAAGGCTCTGCACGTGAACTTCAAGGAGCTGGGCTGGGACGACTGGATCATCGCCCCGCTGGGCTACGAGGCCTACCACTGCGAGGGCGTGTGCGACTTCCCGCTGCGCTCGCACCTGGAGCCCACCAACCACGCCATCATCCAGACCCTCATGAACTCCATGGACCCCAACAGCACCCCGCCCAGCTGCTGCGTGCCCACCAAGCTCAGCCCCATCAGCATCCTGTTCACGGACTCGGGCAACAACGTGGTGTACAAGCAGTACGAGGAGATGGTGGTGGAGCAGTGCGGCTGCAGGTAG